The following coding sequences lie in one Vicugna pacos chromosome 5, VicPac4, whole genome shotgun sequence genomic window:
- the PTMA gene encoding prothymosin alpha isoform X1: MSDAAVDTSSEITTKDLKEKKEVVEEAENGREAPANGNANEENGEQEADNEVDEEEEEGGEEEEEEEEGDGEEEDGDEDEEAEAATGKRAAEDDEDDDVDTKKQKTDEDD; this comes from the exons ATGTCAGACGCGGCCGTGGACACCAGCTCCGAGATCACCACCAAG GActtaaaagagaagaaggaagttgTGGAGGAGGCGGAGAATGGGAGAGAGGCACCTGCTAATGGGAATGCT AATGAGGAAAATGGGGAGCAGGAGGCCGACAATGAGGTagatgaagaagaggaagaaggtggggaggaagaggaggaggaagaggaaggtgatG GTGAGGAAGAGGATGGAGATGaagatgaggaggctgaggcagCTACGGGCAAACGGGCAGCTGAAGATGATGAG GATGACGATGTTGACACCAAGAAGCAGAAGACTGATGAGGATGACTAG
- the PTMA gene encoding prothymosin alpha isoform X2: MSDAAVDTSSEITTKDLKEKKEVVEEAENGREAPANGNAENEENGEQEADNEVDEEEEEGGEEEEEEEEGDGEEEDGDEDEEAEAATGKRAAEDDEDDDVDTKKQKTDEDD, translated from the exons ATGTCAGACGCGGCCGTGGACACCAGCTCCGAGATCACCACCAAG GActtaaaagagaagaaggaagttgTGGAGGAGGCGGAGAATGGGAGAGAGGCACCTGCTAATGGGAATGCT GAGAATGAGGAAAATGGGGAGCAGGAGGCCGACAATGAGGTagatgaagaagaggaagaaggtggggaggaagaggaggaggaagaggaaggtgatG GTGAGGAAGAGGATGGAGATGaagatgaggaggctgaggcagCTACGGGCAAACGGGCAGCTGAAGATGATGAG GATGACGATGTTGACACCAAGAAGCAGAAGACTGATGAGGATGACTAG